The window TATCCAGCACCACTGCTTCATCCTGGAGTGCATTTTTGTCCAAAAGATTTTCACCAGGCAACATCCTGGGCTGTTCAGTTTGTACTTTAGGCTCACAAATGTCATCTAGAAGTGATGGCAAAGCTGGCAAAGCAGTGAGGTTAACACCTTCTTTGTTGTCCTTGTCTCCACTTGGCATTGGGAAATGGCATtggttttcaaaatgtattaGCTGTTCTTTAGATAAACCCGGTTCTGCATTACCTGGACTAATTAAATTGCTTTCCTCTGCAGCAGTAGTACTGTCAAACTCAGTTTTTGGAACATCTTCTGAAGCGGCAATAATCATTATAGACAGTTCATTGTCAGAAGCAGGAGTAAGATTCAATGTTTCTGGGCTCCAAGAATGAGCCGGTTGTAGCTCAGGTGTTTCTAGGCTCATCTGATTGCCACTATTTATAACACAAACACATTCACTTTCCTCCACCTTCATCTTACTACTGCTTGAGCTATTTACCTTGCTGTGTAACTTCATCTGAGATTTGTCACTTAAACATTCCTTGATAGAGATCATTTCTGGAAAGGTATCCGATAAACAATATTCATGAATGCTTGTCACTGGTTTTTCTTCCTGAACTATCTTCTCTTGAGTAGCTCTGTTGAAAATCCCAGACCCTAAAGGCAACGTGAATCCTTCTGTTTTATGGTTACTATCTCGTTCTTCATTTTCATTGCTTCCATCAACAGCTTCCAATACCTGCATAAAGTCTGGTATTTCTTTAACCACGGGGCTATCCCTGCCACCTGCATTGTTTTCAGCCGAAGGGTGGGGTAACTCTGCAGTCAGAGCACTTCGAACTGTTTTCTCAAATATTTTGCTAATATGCTCCCTGAAATCAAAAAAGCCCATACCGAAGGCCCTGGAAGTGGGAAAATTACACTCCTTTTCAGAGGTCTCTGCATGCTGCTTAGGAATATCTGTTTCCATCTTGGGGATGCTAACATTATCTACAAAAACAAATTTGCTTTTTTCTGCATTCCCTGTGTTTTTTACGATCTCACTGTGCTTGTCATCTGTACAGGTAATATTTGTTGCAATACCCTCATTACAGCCTGCTTGCTTACCAAGAGATGAAAGGCTCAGAAGTCTCTCTTCTAAGCTTGAAAAGCTGACGTGAGATTCTCCCGAGCTGTCACACTGCTGGGCTTTGATGTTTTCATCACTGTTTGCTCCTTTTGTTTTAATTGCAGCGATCTCAGTCTGCAGCTTCTTTAAATTAAATGGTGACAAACTTCCTTCAAACTGCCCCATCTCAACAGAATCTTGCACAGTCTCTTCTGAATGGAACCCTTGGTTAGGAAGCACATATTCTTTCCCAGATTCTGAGACTGCCTTTGAAGGAATATTGTCTGAATCCAGTACTTCAGGGTTCATttgatctgctgtgcttttctCTGTTGAAGTATCCTCTAAACATAaaggtgaagcagcagcagcggcagaaaCCTGCAGATCAGAACTGGTATCTACAACATGTTGGCATGCTGTAACTTCCAGCTCATCTCTCTGTAATTCACACACAATGCCATCATTCATGCAGTTTGTAGGTTGCTGGCTCACTCCGGTGTGCTGATCACATGGAAGTGCCAGTGTAGAAAGATCTGTTAGTTGTGCTTGAGAGCCATCAGGTGGAAACTCAGTCTTTTGAATACTATCTGTTCTATACAAAGTATTGTTAGAAGTGGATTCAGATAACACAGGAGGATATTCCTGAGCAGTTATGAAAGTAACATCCCTTTCAAAACTCGTTTTTCCATGTTCATCATCTTTCATGATTATTTCATCGACTAAACTCATACCCTCTTTTATTTCTATATCTGAAGTTTTTTCTGCCAGTTCTGTTGTCCTACTTGGCAGGTCAAGGTCATTTCTGCTGCTCTTAGAATCATCTTCTGCACACGTTATTTTGAAATCCATCAGCAAAGTTTGTGGCACAACACTGGCAGGGACTGTTTTCTCTGTCCCTGGAATGCATTCTGCAGCACTGATATTGCTTCTATTGGGGCTGTCTGCCACTCCACATAAACCACCTGTTTGCCTGTTTAGGGTACATTCTTTAGCAAATACATCATGAAAACCTGCTTCTTCATGAAGACTGTCTGAAATCAAATAATTAGAATCCTCCTGCTTCAACTTGCTTGACAAGGAACATTTAAGAGGGCTGTTTTCTGCCTTTGCATCTATTAGAGCTTGGAAGTTGCTGTCTTGCACAGCATCTCCCATGGATTCAAGAATACTTGGCAAAAGGGCATTTTTATCTGCAACAGTTGTGGGATTGTTTGGTTTTGTCTCTTGCCCACAAAATACTGTTTGGGGTTTGGGTAGAATGTTTCCAATTACTTCCACTTCGCTTCCACATTGCTCCTGATGGTCACTGGGTTTGCTTAACTCCAGTGAATGTTCCCTTTGGGGACATGTTCCATTAGGCTCTTCTTCATCAGAACCTGTAGCTGTTTTAAGATGGTCAGTTTCAAGGGTTTTGAGTTCTGTGTTTGAACTTTGCTGTTGATTATTGCAGAGATTGCTGCTCTCTTTTTGTTCCACTGGCAAAGATGATATCAAAAGATCTGCCTTTTTTTGTACATCCACATCCTTGCTTGGAAGTGTTTCTAAAGATGCTTCACCATCATCGCTCATTGGTGGATAATTATGCTGCCTAATGCAGCTATCATGTAAGTCTCCAAAAATAAACTTCAGTTGCTGAGAACCAGTATCCTCTGAGCTTAGTGGTGGGCTATCAGAATAATCCTCTTTCATGCTTTGGTCATTTTTTTCAGTCACTTGTTCCTGCTGTAGGGAGTCCAGTGTGCTTTGGGGTTTCTGTGCCAAAGTTGTATCATCTGCCTggcttttcatttctgttttgtatTCCTTGTGACCAGTTTCATTACTTTCTTTCATAGCCTCAACATTGCTTGGTTCAGCAGCAGTCACAGGTACAGAGACAGCATCGTCGTCCGATATTAGACTATGCTTTTTGCTTTCAGATGAAGATGTGTCTGCCTGGATGTTTGTTTTTTCTAATGAATCACATTCAGCAATCCCTGCCTGTTCTTTTGAGTCCTGATGCTCAAATTCTGCTTTATGAGCTGGTGTTTTTCCTTCAAATGCTGCATTCCCTTTAGATGTTATTTCATGCATAGCTTTGCCTTCCAACTCCCATTCAGTTCTTTTTGCAAATGTGTGTTCCCAGGATTCATCTCGTTTATTTTGCATAACAGCATTGTTCTCAGAGTACAGCAGCAGTGAACCATGCACATCTACTAAACTAACTTCCTCTGTCATGTTACAAGCTGGAGAGCTGAGTGCTATGTCTTCTGCATTGGGGTTCAAAAGCTCACAGCTCTTTGGGCATTCTTCCTCTGGTAAATGGACTGCTTCGACAAACAGAAGGCTTTTATCCTCTCTCTCATGTGTGGCTGTTTTCTCACTCTCTGATTGCTGTTCAGGTGATTTCTCTTCAGATGCATTAGGATTATATTCTGAACCACAGCCTCTTTTCAAACTGTTGCCACTGGCATCAGTTTTGACACTGTTTACTAGAGAGCTCCAGTAATCATGCCAGTTAGCATCAGGGCTGTCCTGCCTTTCGTTAATATCAAAGGTCAATAATGTTGTCTGAGAAAGGTTTGTCCCTTCAGGTGTAACAGGACTTGTTATAACTACTTTCTCCTGACTTCTACCCTCTCCCAAAGAAATGTCATCATTTTCCTCAGGTACTGTATTTTCTTTTTTGATAAAGTCAGGAAGCCTACTCTCGCTGGTGAAGtctcttccatttccccccagtgaCAATCTTTTATCTACTGCAGAATCTTCCTTCATAAAGTTCACAATATTTTCTGGGTCAGATGGAGTGATGGTTTCTCCAGTCACACGCTCAACTGTTGTGCTTCCATCACTGTCAGCTTGCTCCATTTTGTGCTCAGATGTAGTACTAGCTTTTTGCAGTTCCTTTTCCTTAGGTGACAGGGGCTTGCTGGGAGGCTTGGAGTTTACCAGTAAACCTGCATTGTCATTTTCTCTTTCACAGACAAGCGGAGTTTCTGTTTTCTTACTAGTGGCTTGATGTGTGCACTGATTTTCAGATAGAGAATCCTTGATATTTTCTTTTATCACTGTTTGCAGGGGCATATCTGAATGGCTAAGGGACAAATTGGACACAGTGGCACAGGCCCCAAACTGCTCCCCACTTTTCTCAGGGAAAGCTTGTTTTGGTACATCACCTTTGCCTGTGGTTGAATTTCCACTACATTCATAGATGGTGGCTCTGAACTCAGCAAAACTCTGACCATCAACAACTGCTCCATATTTTTCAATGTCTGAACCTCCTGTTGTGGAATAATTTGGGATTAAGGTTTCCTTTTTCATTAGCAGGCTGCCTACACCATCTGTGATCTGTCCACCTAGTTTTATTGCAGCCTGCTCCTCGTGACCCACTTCCAAAACTCCTGCCTCCTGGCTGGTCTCCTGAGTGGTATCATAATCTCCCTCTTCTGTACTCTCGGGTAATGGGATGACATTTGCTTCCCTCTTGTCACTCAGCTGTTCACTCTGCTGTAATGGCTCTAATTCACTTGAAATGCCTTGTGCAATTCTAGCTCCTGGCAACCAAGTAGCATCTGAAGAAGAACTAAGTTCCAAGCCGAAATTACCTGACTCTCTCTTATCCTTTCTTGCAAAAGTGGCAGCATTCTGGTTAGCATCTAAGTCATTGTCCAGAGATACAGCAAGAGCAGTTTTTGTGTGTTTGTCATTCACAGAGGTTGGATATGGCACCAGGGCAGGTAAACCATCATAGCTACTTGTAAGACTCACTACAGTGTATTCCTTAGTGCATTCCACCAAGGGCACTGATACAGGCTGGCTTCCATTGTTTGTTTCTTCAACCCATCCCAGGAAGTCAGGCACAGCTTGTTCTTCTTGTTCATGCAAGATGTGACTCAACGCTGTTACCTCTGGAGGCACTGCAAGTCTGTTTGCGCTGGGTAATTCTTCAGTAGCAAAGCTACAGAGGGCTTCATTACTAAGGCTGCCAACAATGGAaacatgtattcatttaaaaTTGGCATAAAGAAcagaagacacacacaaaaagatcatGCCACAGAAATTTCAAAGCCATGCAGCACATGCAGTGAAAAGCTGGCTGtctcctttcatgaggcaagagaGTCATAAAGTCTGCAATACTTCAGAGAGCATCATTACATGGAAATATACTCCCTCAGTGTTTTCTGCTGTCTATCACAATAGGTATGTGGATTAACTTTCTACAGATCATTTTTCTTCACGACTTTTTCTCTTCATTCCATAACAGAGAAAGACATACAATGAAACCTGAGATTAGTACAGAACATGGAAAACTCATGACTGAATTTTTGATGAGAGACAGCAGTATGGAGTGATGTTATTGTTCTTGGGTCAAAAAGGTTCAAGTTACTCAAGTTACACTCTTTTTGATGCACATTTCTGTCTCTTCCTGAATTACGCAATTGAGTCTGCAATCTTATACTTAATTACTTGAGAGTAACCCCATTGAATATAATGGGACCTATTGCTTAGTAAATATGTATAGAATTATGGTGCACAAGACCCAAATAAACCCAGGTGGCCATTCTGGCACCCAAGATTAAACATTAGGCACATAAGAGGAGCTCCTGtttggtctagatcaggggtgcacaactcaaatgccccagtgggccagtccaaccatgacttggcttgcacgggccgaggtcaattttcagtgtattatgacattaaaattattaaaaacattaatggAAGCAACTGTTAGTTACAGTACTTACGGATCTTCCCCTTTGTCAAAGGACCCACAGTTTTAACCAAAGAGAGCACCCATAAAATAGGCCCTATCCCTGCTcggtcagtggggcacctggagcgcatgccagccccaaataaatatcaagtcatctcctcctcttcctcaatcACAGTTGATTTTAAGCTCCAATTCTAGGCATGCAGTCTTGGAGCTCTTCATGGATCTTGCTGTTAATAGTTCCTGTTAATGGATACTCCTACCTTGGAGCCAGCAAAAAGGttcctgtgggccagatctggccccggggccttatgttgtgcaggcctggtctagatagaTCAACAAAATCTTTCTCATAGTGGCCAAacaggtgcctctgggaaaccctaaTGGTCAGGGGACTTTTTAGCACATGTGGACTTTGCTTTTAGGACCAAAGCAAACCTATATAGTAATACTGATGTTTGATTGCACTTGGATAGGCATGAACCACTCTTTCTTCTCTTAGAGAAGCTTATTTGCCAGTCCGGATATAGAGTTATGAAATATTCATCCagtctgaattgggctttttaaaaacaagtctgcacactttaaaaaattaGTGTTGAATGTGTTATTATACCCAAACTTTAGAAATACACCAAATAAGACCTATATGCAGAACGAAGATTGTCATCATATTGATGATATCAGTGCATATTCATTTGTAAGCTTTCTTCTTCTCTAAGGAACTGACAAGTACCCTGGAGTAAGGGAAGACAATTGAATTCACTCTCTGCTAGCTTCCTATCAGCCATCCTATCAGTTGCTCTACTTTCACAAACTGCACATTACATTTAAAGAATGATCAGCCCAGGCTGAATTTATTTTAGTCAATAGCAGCTGCAAAGATGGTCCCTGTGGCTTGGTACTGTGCCAGAGGGAGGCAGGGTTAACTTTCTCAAATCCCCTCACCATGATCCTGACCCAAAGGAGAACCCAGTTATTTtatttcgggggcgggggggaagcccTCATTGGTGTCAATGGCAGGTTTCTGCCACAGGGAAAATAGCAGGTGGACTGGGAAACCTTGAAGACTAGGGCCATGAGGGggttaattctctctctctctctctctctctcactcacacacacacacatttgcagcCTCAATTTGCGGAAGACAAACTTACTGTTATTAGCTAAAAAAAACTAAGCATGTCAGGGTAATAATGCTTTACAGTATATGTCTTGTTTAGTGTGTCCCCAAGAGAATGGCCAGACAAGAGGGAgcatcttctccttctccagctgCCCCAAAGTAGCCTGTTGGTTACATCACTAGTTTATATGGAATGCCTGCCTAACCACGCTGGTCAACTGGAATTTGCTCCCCGTGACCACACAGAAAAAGTATCGTAAACTAGGAAAGAGCTGAATCTATCATTTCTTCCACAGCCTTTATATGCCACACATTAAATAAGGGCATGTGTGAACCAAAGGCCCGGTAAAAAATATGCTTTTGGCAAGTAACTTTTTAAGGACCTAGTTTCAAGTATTACCCTTGTGATTCttagctgaccccccccccaagcccccgCAAAAGCACAACTGTTTACAAGCCCAGTACTGGGGAATGCAGAATGAAGAATCCAGACAGGCACATTGTAGAGATGAGGCAGGAGGCAAATCCTCACTTTAAATGTTTTGGTAGAAAGGAAAGACAGTTTTgccaaagagagagaaatatgtgTTGAGAGGAGTTCAATCACATGAGAGGGTAAACTCTTCAAATGCTtataggggagggggaagggatgtGCACCCATGGGTAGACATATAGTAAATGACAAAGACACAAGGCCTAAGAGGCTCATGTTATTAGCTTCCAGTGTTTCTGAGGACCCATTCGAATGACAACTGAAACAGTGGGTTGGCTTACCTGAGGTTAACCTCAGAAGCCAAAAATTATACCACAGACGATCTGGCAGCTGCAATTCCATTGCTTCCACCTGcaattcctcctccctcttccaatGAGTGCATCACTTGCCCAGCAACCACTGGCTCTAATATGAGAGGGGACATGCTTGTCAGAGGAGCTTCTCCCCAGGTTACTGCATTCGAACAACACAATGGGGTCAGCAGAGTTGCAATTCCAGCAACGTACCaaacttcaaactgagggttcagtctgtggtttgaaggtggcaacGGAACCATGGTTGTGGCATTTTCCCACATTCAGACGATGAGAAACGCCAATCTCAGGTAAGTGTAACTGAGGGTTGGCATGTATTCTGAACTGGGCCTAAGTTCTGATGCTAATAATCGAGGctcacttccaagtaaacatggttTAGGCTAGAATCCAAGACTTTAAAAACAGGATGGGCCACAGCATTTCTGCTCCTAATTGCATGTCTCTACCTTGTGTAAGGTCCAACAGGTTCAAGCACACTAGGAGTAgccacttccccacccccccacccccgaatatGGATTTACAAGTTCATGACCTGTCTGGTCCCATGCTGATAATTTGATAGAGCTAGATTAGCAGACTCACTTACCAAAGCAGATTTTCAGGGAAGGGTGCTAAGCGGTTTAAACCTTATGCATTGATTATAGCACACTTAATACTTCTGTCCCTCTTCATATTGTATTTGAATTCAGTCTTGCTTGCTCATCTAACTCAGGCAAATTAAACTGCAGGATTTCAGAAGATTGCAAAAATGTAGTCCGAGGATGCTAGTGAAAGCTATTCTGGCCACAAACATATTGGGTTACTCAACAGTGTGAAGAGCTACATGTGGTCACTTCACCTTTGTTAGTTGATCTAGTGCCCCTCCCGACACCCCGCACTAAGATGGACTGGAATAAATTAAAGCTTATCTTTAGCATGTGTAATTACTTAGCTCCTCTTGAAAAACAGAGCAGGAAAAAACCATGTTCTGTTTAAGTTGCTTAATCTCACAGTCTATTCTGGCTTTGATCCATAAAACTGCAAACCAGTGAGGTCCTATTATCAACTATGCCACAAAGAGCATCAGGCATAAGCTGTTCCTACAGCTGAGACTGGGAAGGTCCCCACTAATGGATCATGgcaagtatatttatttattatatagcACTAAAGCCTTCTACAGCATGCATGGCTGATAtctaaaatattatttataattTAATGTATTCTAATATAGCTAAAATATGGCTTCTTTCCATGAAAAGACACAAAGACAAATAACTGGTATGCAGGAGAAAACTACTAGTTGATTTCTGGAAACACTGAAAAAATTCAACTTTAAAAGTCTAGAGTCTTACtatcatcaatttgcctggattAACCTGTTATTATGGGGACTTCCGAAGCTAATAACTCAGGAAATACTGGATTGTTTTTTTCCACAACAGAGGATTCTACTTCAGCATATACcggaagttttaaaaacatttaaatggcCAATTTAAAAATTACAAGATATGTGATCCGATGACAACAAAAGCATAGCATATAGTTTTCTAGAGCTAAAGGgtcagtttttaaactgttgcatcTCAGCTGTGTCTCTTCTTATGTAGCTGATGTCTGCAAACAGTCAGGCAGATCTGACAGATGGTTTCAGTTTTATGATCAATAGAATGTTTTGTTTGTAATGGTTAAAATAACTCATCTTAACTGTATTGTAATCTATGATTAAGAAATGAAAAGGGAATAAAGATCCCTTTATATGTGACAGTAAGCAACTGTATGGTAGTTGTAAACAACTAATCTCTATCATTGATACAGTTTAGATGTGATGTGGGAGCACATGTTTTTGCTTACACAAAAGCCATCCCTATATCTACACCCATGTGGGCCAACTGCTCATGGATCTCAGAGCTGCAGCTTCCAAACTCAGATAGCTCACTGATTATGGGTGTTAACACAAATCTGTTGTCTTTAAGGACTATGGATGTCCATGCCCAGATCCAGAAGACCTGTCAGAATTTCATGGAAGAAAGAATGTCAGGCATTGCCTCTTTACCCAAGATAATGCTGTTATGATGGGAAAAGCCACATCTGGTGGAATTTTTTCTTCAATGTAACTTTTAAAGTACATGCACATGTTCACAAAAGTGTATATAATGAACATATCATAGGTGTTCAGTGAGATGATGTACCCACTCGTGCCCCATCCACCAATGCCCACACATAGTGGCATTTAATTGTGATGTAACACAGGTCTTTCTGTGTGATAAGCCCATACATACAATCCATACTGCTCAACACTGGAGACTACAAATTGTGCTTTTTAAGCATCAGAATGGGTCACATTCATAAAATGTCAGGTGTGCACTGAGGCTGGGAACTCTGTTTGAATGGCTCATTTACTTTTGCGTCCATGTACACCAGCCTTTAAAAATACACAAACCCTTTCAGGGTTCAAGGCTGGCAAGGTCACAAACCATGTtccaatgtaatgtctgaatttaATGTTTTCCCACTTGGGTTTAGTGGATTAACTATCTCAACAAGCTGAAAAGTCTTCATATTTGCTGAACAATGCCTTTCACCCTTATGGAATCAATATTAAAGAAGAGATCAAATAGAACAACCACAGTTAGCAGACAGCCTCTTCCACCCACTCTGTTGTTATGAAGTTGCTGGGTTAATGCAAGCACTCAGGCCTTGGTGCCCTAGACAAAAGTGGCCTCTGctatatcaagcagcagagtCATGCAAAAAATTAGACCAGTGGGAAAGCCACCTGGCAAACATGGAGATACCCCCAGTGAATCATGTGCATGAGTATGAGTTCCTGACAAACCAAATGCAAAAAGCATGTGAGTGGAGTAACCTTTTGTCTACTCAGACACCTCAAAATGCAATCAAAGACAGGGCCCCAAAGCAGTTATGCAGTCTAGTCACAACAGAGCTCTTTTGTCCTGCACTACCACTGAACAGCCACAGATGCACCCACACCCATCTCAGGCCCAGACTCCTTTGTCCTTTTCAGACTTTAACATCTACCTGACTTCGTAATTTTGCAGGGGATGCAACCTAACAATAGATGCCATTTCCCCAATTCTTTTGTGTGTGTCATCCAGGCAGCAGCATTGCCCAGTGATACTGctgtgggcaggggcgtatctagggtagggcaggcagggcacgtgctccgggcgccacttgaagggggtgccattttgtaaaattaaaaaaaaaaatttaaatgactgccgaaaacaaaatggctgccatgcatgctcaaatggcctctgtgacgccctaggtcatgccaggcattgcagaggccatttgagcatgcacggtggccattttgttttcagtggcca of the Hemicordylus capensis ecotype Gifberg chromosome 3, rHemCap1.1.pri, whole genome shotgun sequence genome contains:
- the TACC2 gene encoding transforming acidic coiled-coil-containing protein 2 isoform X5 is translated as MGNENSGPENQDIPPAPSVPDSAPLPGNEREVKKKRQRKKSTDRLGRQDNLDTLPLDSAASLPLPDNGSSLTAGDTAGLSNEALCSFATEELPSANRLAVPPEVTALSHILHEQEEQAVPDFLGWVEETNNGSQPVSVPLVECTKEYTVVSLTSSYDGLPALVPYPTSVNDKHTKTALAVSLDNDLDANQNAATFARKDKRESGNFGLELSSSSDATWLPGARIAQGISSELEPLQQSEQLSDKREANVIPLPESTEEGDYDTTQETSQEAGVLEVGHEEQAAIKLGGQITDGVGSLLMKKETLIPNYSTTGGSDIEKYGAVVDGQSFAEFRATIYECSGNSTTGKGDVPKQAFPEKSGEQFGACATVSNLSLSHSDMPLQTVIKENIKDSLSENQCTHQATSKKTETPLVCERENDNAGLLVNSKPPSKPLSPKEKELQKASTTSEHKMEQADSDGSTTVERVTGETITPSDPENIVNFMKEDSAVDKRLSLGGNGRDFTSESRLPDFIKKENTVPEENDDISLGEGRSQEKVVITSPVTPEGTNLSQTTLLTFDINERQDSPDANWHDYWSSLVNSVKTDASGNSLKRGCGSEYNPNASEEKSPEQQSESEKTATHEREDKSLLFVEAVHLPEEECPKSCELLNPNAEDIALSSPACNMTEEVSLVDVHGSLLLYSENNAVMQNKRDESWEHTFAKRTEWELEGKAMHEITSKGNAAFEGKTPAHKAEFEHQDSKEQAGIAECDSLEKTNIQADTSSSESKKHSLISDDDAVSVPVTAAEPSNVEAMKESNETGHKEYKTEMKSQADDTTLAQKPQSTLDSLQQEQVTEKNDQSMKEDYSDSPPLSSEDTGSQQLKFIFGDLHDSCIRQHNYPPMSDDGEASLETLPSKDVDVQKKADLLISSLPVEQKESSNLCNNQQQSSNTELKTLETDHLKTATGSDEEEPNGTCPQREHSLELSKPSDHQEQCGSEVEVIGNILPKPQTVFCGQETKPNNPTTVADKNALLPSILESMGDAVQDSNFQALIDAKAENSPLKCSLSSKLKQEDSNYLISDSLHEEAGFHDVFAKECTLNRQTGGLCGVADSPNRSNISAAECIPGTEKTVPASVVPQTLLMDFKITCAEDDSKSSRNDLDLPSRTTELAEKTSDIEIKEGMSLVDEIIMKDDEHGKTSFERDVTFITAQEYPPVLSESTSNNTLYRTDSIQKTEFPPDGSQAQLTDLSTLALPCDQHTGVSQQPTNCMNDGIVCELQRDELEVTACQHVVDTSSDLQVSAAAAASPLCLEDTSTEKSTADQMNPEVLDSDNIPSKAVSESGKEYVLPNQGFHSEETVQDSVEMGQFEGSLSPFNLKKLQTEIAAIKTKGANSDENIKAQQCDSSGESHVSFSSLEERLLSLSSLGKQAGCNEGIATNITCTDDKHSEIVKNTGNAEKSKFVFVDNVSIPKMETDIPKQHAETSEKECNFPTSRAFGMGFFDFREHISKIFEKTVRSALTAELPHPSAENNAGGRDSPVVKEIPDFMQVLEAVDGSNENEERDSNHKTEGFTLPLGSGIFNRATQEKIVQEEKPVTSIHEYCLSDTFPEMISIKECLSDKSQMKLHSKVNSSSSSKMKVEESECVCVINSGNQMSLETPELQPAHSWSPETLNLTPASDNELSIMIIAASEDVPKTEFDSTTAAEESNLISPGNAEPGLSKEQLIHFENQCHFPMPSGDKDNKEGVNLTALPALPSLLDDICEPKVQTEQPRMLPGENLLDKNALQDEAVVLDTLGSTKCLQMSVEAQVQKQGQGTAIHGLIDYLKNEVSPDDYSPGDCKPEPSRVSKGCVEEANDTMLSTEETEAHISVDTPKTGITRTLFTDDGDSSRQSIECDQGTDAKKHSEAVQGMEQDVCLMSTDTEVSSAAQCREEKLAHEKFLQDEQGKESATLFNDPKQILSSELQNMSTEGLSEESNFPEFCNSLLVVPEKDAIFVAAKDISDEARDDIRVESSSAHDDIIKLVPDVDSSKELLTTAHSDEHVSTLDSAELTATSVSQPASYQETNNTTTSVPDQRSLIPEPTIDVEKPVQESGRLTEETKRSSDSEEAFETPESTTPVKAAPPLPQLPPEVAVFDIEEQEIRPPLPSEDTGFCSDSVSITDVSHSESIEESPFHPPPHSFSTVFDEDKPIASSGTYNLDFDNIETVDALQAVDPSSLDTRSRDSKAHVRRKSTDSVPISRSTLSRSLSLQAGDFDGASFLGNTETTGSATDTFSTGSSSASSTLKRTKKPRPASLKKKQLAKKSLDVPPVQEPEPTDSKQDSADSSGEKVSEDRGEPTESECTEASQTASEKEEPSAVSAATYPFEPNNFEEISDFSAGESKVQNSPPASKKVLSLTTAPEAVEVTPSDTGGQEDPPVKGLAVRLEFDYSEEKGSGEEQQESSPLPKKVGKKPGAKMPLRRPKTKKTVEKLDNAPTTPTKAPADPNEIPVPKGSYTFDIDKWDDPNFNPFSSTSKIQESPKLPQQTATTYTIDPDICEDSIDPFKPSSKVASSPTKSPASFEIPANASEINGTEGDILNKPVKKKKTPLKTDTFRVKKSPKRSPLSDAPSQESTPLPTAETPSVVSTVVHATDEEKLASSVGNQKWTCMTVDLDSDKQDYPQPSDLSTFVNETKFSSPTEELEYGNSYEIEYMEKIGSSIPQDNDAQTKQSLYLMFDAQQESPVKSPPVRLSDSTTPYSGSSLEETEAQLSSEMKLQHPALRSLTANQETSIQLPDKPKPKELEPMNLKTSSNSIDITTPEDPFVSADALLSRISHPPSMCDQLQYLEPDLAEKNPPIFAQKLQEELEFAAMRIEALKLARQITLSSFSSLDTERDLAASAEVSISKSALYSRISSSDGENTSGLLYQQQDLDSALRIAREEIVAKEREVSEWKEKYEESRREVMEMRKIVSEYEKTIAQMIEDEQREKSMSHHTVQQLIIEKEQALADLNSVEKSLADLFRRYEKMKEVLEGFRKNEEVLKKCAQEYLSRVKKEEQRYQALKIHAEEKLDRANAEIAQVRGKAQQEQAAYQASLRKEQLKVDALERTLEQKNKEIEELTKICDELIAKMGKS